TTTTCATCGCACCGACGTTGCCTGATGGATTTACGCTAACACCCACATATCCAGGGATAAGGATATCTCTCAGAATATCTGTGGTTTTTTTATAGAAATAGTCAAAAGTCAGATTAAAATTTTTAAAGAGTGTCAGATCCAACCCGATATCAGTTTGCGTTGTTTGTTCCCATTGAAGGTCAGGATTGGCCAAGGTATTTGGGGCACTTCCCAATGCAGCATCAAGCGGCGTACCTAAATAATAATTATAACCTCCTGATACCAGAGGCAGATAGCGAAAGTCTGGAAGTTCATCTGTTCCGGTAATACCCCAGCTTGCGCGTAACTTTAATTGGCTGATTACTTTGTTCTCCTTCCAGAAAGACTCTTTCGTTGGAACCCATCCCACTGAGGCAGATGGGAAGTTGCCGTATTTGTTGTTTGCGCCAAATCTGCTTGACCCGTCTCGTCTAATTAATGCGGTGAACAAATATTTCTCATTGTAGTCGTAATTCGCTCTTGCGAAAAGGGAAGCGATGTTATGTGTTGTGTTGGTGTACGCATAGCCGATTTTGTCAGCTGGAGCTGTGTCCCATCCAAATGACGCATCCTGCCAACGCGTTACAGGTTGATTGTAGTAAGTGATTCCCTGTCCACCACCTTTGCCATATTCATAAGCACCCTGCCCAAGTAAGACAGTAAAATTGTGTCCTTTAAGATTATTTGAATATGACACGGTATTTTCAATCTGCCAGTCTTCTGTAATGTTAGTGGATTTAAACAAACTGTTTCTGGTAGTCAGCTGCACTGCACTTAAATAGAATTTTGGTGTAAAACTATAATCACCATAGTATGCCTTCTTGTAAGTATAATTGGTTTTAAATTTTAATCCGGAAATTGGTTCAACTTCCACAAAGATATTTCCAACTACATTATCCGCCCAGCTGTAGTTACCCATTCGGGTTTGTGCGTACGCTAAAGGGTTTGTGATTTCATTTCCAACATAGTCAGAAATCCCGTAATAATTGCCGTTAGCGTCTTTTACTTCCGTATAAGTGGAATTATCATAGAACGCTATTTTGCCCGGATCAGTTTCAATCACAGGTGTTACAGGGTCAAGGTTTATTGCAGACGCGAGAGGGCCTCCAAATTCACTGTTCTGGTTGCCCAATCCTACTGATTTCTCATGAGACACACCAATATTTTCACCTAAAGTGAACCACTTTGCAAATTTGTGGGTTGAGTTTAATCTTAAATTTTTTCGATTATAATTTGAAATGTCACTCATAACAATACCTTGCTCATCGCGTAAGCCAAATGAAAAATAAAAATTCGATTTGTCGTTGCCGCCGCTCAGGCTGAGTTCGTGAGCTGATTTTTGCGCATTGTCATTAAAAATAACGCTTTGCCAGTCGGTGCCATTTCCTAAAGCTGCCGGATCCGGATACCTTACCGGATTATTTCCGGCAACCTGCGCTTCGTTTATTAATGTAGCATATTGTGTTGCATTCAATAAGTCCAGTTTTCTTTCTGGCTTTGATGTGCCTGTGTAGCCATTATAGCGCACAGTAAGTTTACCTTCCTTTCCTTTCTTCGTGGTTATCAGAATCACGCCTGACGCGCCCCTCGTTCCGTAAATTGCAGCCGATGCAGCATCTTTCAACACTTCAATAGACTCGATATCTGACTGGTTAAGATAACCAATAGCCGCTGGGCCGAGTACGACGCCGTCGACAACATATAAAGGCTCGTTACCGCCGTTTAGCGTAGTGATCCCACGAATTCGTACAGTTGAAGCCGTTCCGGGTTGACCTCCGTTCATCGCGATATTTACTCCCGCTACGCGTCCTTGTAACGATTGCTCCACGCGCGTGATAGGAAGATTTTCGATGTCTTTTGCTTTGACACTCGAGATCGCACCAGTGACAACACTCTTTTTCTGAGTGCCGTAACCCACCACAACAACTTCGTTTAAACTTTGCGCTTCGGGTTCCATTTTTACATCAACCGTGCTGCGACCGGTGATGGATTCGGTAACGGTGCGATAACTTATAAATGTAAAGACCAATGTACCGCGGGAATCGGCTTTGATCTGGTATTTACCATCCATGTCAGTCGCGACTGTGCGTGAGCTTTGTTGATCTAAGACGGTGACGCCCGGCATTGGCAGGCCACTTTCATCATACACTTTTCCCGAAATGGTCACCTCCTGAGCGTGAAGGGCCATCGAGAATAGAATTGACAAAAAACAGAGGAATCGTAGTTTTGTAAATTTCATACTTGTGAAAATTTTGGTTAGTTAATTATTGATTCGAGACAATATTAAATCTATTTTTAAAGTATCAGTAATTTTATGTCATTACAAAAACCCATCATTGCTGAAATAATTATTAGACAAAAACCCATCAAATTATTTTTAATCATTTATTAAACAAGTTTTTAGAAATTTATTTTAACTGTTACGAAAACGTTAACTTTAAAAAACAAACACTACATTTATGACGTGTGGTATTTTTGCAACGTTTCTCCAATTTTTATCACTCATCATTACTACAGTCAAATCATAAATTCTAAAATGTATGCGGGTTTTTCGTTGTTTGTCACTTTTGTTTATGGCAATTCATTTTAATATCTCTTCTGCTCAGGTGAAGAGCGTCGGACTTCCGGAATTGCGTAACTTCAAAAAAGGTGAGTATAAAGGTGGAACGCAGAACTGGGCGATAGATGAGGACCGGAATGGCAACCTGTACTTTGCGAACAATAATGGGTTGCTCCAGTTTGACGGGACAACATGGCGGAAATTCACAATGCCTAATCAGTCACTCATCCGGACGATTAAGATTGCGAGTGATGGCAAGGTGTATGTCGGGGGGTACAACGAGTTCGGGTATTTTATGCCAAATGAAACCGGAAAATTGACGTACCATTCCGTTTCACGTCTCGTTGATCGCAAAAAAATCCCGCTGATTGATTTCATCTGGAAATTGCATGTCATCAACGACGAGGTTTTTTTCCAGTCTT
The nucleotide sequence above comes from Flavobacterium magnum. Encoded proteins:
- a CDS encoding SusC/RagA family TonB-linked outer membrane protein is translated as MKFTKLRFLCFLSILFSMALHAQEVTISGKVYDESGLPMPGVTVLDQQSSRTVATDMDGKYQIKADSRGTLVFTFISYRTVTESITGRSTVDVKMEPEAQSLNEVVVVGYGTQKKSVVTGAISSVKAKDIENLPITRVEQSLQGRVAGVNIAMNGGQPGTASTVRIRGITTLNGGNEPLYVVDGVVLGPAAIGYLNQSDIESIEVLKDAASAAIYGTRGASGVILITTKKGKEGKLTVRYNGYTGTSKPERKLDLLNATQYATLINEAQVAGNNPVRYPDPAALGNGTDWQSVIFNDNAQKSAHELSLSGGNDKSNFYFSFGLRDEQGIVMSDISNYNRKNLRLNSTHKFAKWFTLGENIGVSHEKSVGLGNQNSEFGGPLASAINLDPVTPVIETDPGKIAFYDNSTYTEVKDANGNYYGISDYVGNEITNPLAYAQTRMGNYSWADNVVGNIFVEVEPISGLKFKTNYTYKKAYYGDYSFTPKFYLSAVQLTTRNSLFKSTNITEDWQIENTVSYSNNLKGHNFTVLLGQGAYEYGKGGGQGITYYNQPVTRWQDASFGWDTAPADKIGYAYTNTTHNIASLFARANYDYNEKYLFTALIRRDGSSRFGANNKYGNFPSASVGWVPTKESFWKENKVISQLKLRASWGITGTDELPDFRYLPLVSGGYNYYLGTPLDAALGSAPNTLANPDLQWEQTTQTDIGLDLTLFKNFNLTFDYFYKKTTDILRDILIPGYVGVSVNPSGNVGAMKNSGIELEMSWRKQMGDFNINVSGNVATVKNEVTAISPGIDFYTGPSIQSSEFPITRTEVGHPYMSFYGFKTNGVFQNQAEIDNYVNSAGDVIQPNAVPGDFKWKDLNDDGQINSDDRTFIGSALPKVTYGISLNLSYKNFDLMMMGQGVGGNQIYQGLRRLDLGVAPNFQTEALGRWTGEGSTNSYPRLTSNDSNKNFSYPSDFYIKDADYFRLKVLQIGYSLPVGVSGKAGLQKVRFYVTGENLFTFTKYPGYDPEIGGGDNSGIDRGYYPQAKSYMFGINLQF